The following proteins are co-located in the Brevibacillus laterosporus DSM 25 genome:
- a CDS encoding P1 family peptidase codes for MATTVGSIVDIKGIKIGHQQDEEALTGCTVLLMERGAVCGVDVRGSAPGTRETDLLSPINKVDQVHAICLSGGSAFGLDAASGVMRYLEEQGIGLDVGVAKIPIVPAAVLFDLALGDASIRPTVDMGYEAAKQASEKKFAEGNIGAGCGATVGKMAGFERAMKGGLGTASRELSNGLLIAAIVAVNAVGEVRCPVTGERLAGARGEDEELLDIYDCMERATFDVIPDGANTTIGVVACNAILTKAEANKVAQMAHDGLARTIYPIHTMYDGDTLFAIGTGEVRASVDLIGAIAAEVMAEAVVRAIKAAEPAGNIPSYRSRERKSRNDIVTKCK; via the coding sequence ATGGCTACTACAGTAGGCTCAATTGTCGATATTAAAGGCATAAAGATAGGACATCAACAAGATGAGGAAGCACTTACAGGCTGTACTGTACTTCTCATGGAGCGAGGTGCAGTATGCGGAGTTGACGTTAGGGGTTCAGCTCCAGGCACCCGTGAGACTGATTTGCTTTCCCCGATAAATAAAGTTGATCAAGTCCATGCGATATGCTTGTCTGGGGGAAGCGCGTTTGGTCTGGATGCAGCTAGCGGGGTGATGCGTTATTTAGAGGAGCAGGGAATTGGCCTCGATGTAGGAGTAGCAAAAATACCGATTGTTCCAGCCGCAGTACTATTTGATCTTGCTTTAGGGGATGCTTCGATCCGCCCTACGGTAGACATGGGCTATGAAGCGGCAAAGCAAGCGAGTGAAAAGAAGTTTGCAGAAGGAAATATTGGAGCCGGTTGTGGAGCTACTGTTGGAAAGATGGCGGGTTTTGAACGAGCAATGAAAGGCGGTCTAGGCACAGCGTCTCGTGAATTGAGTAACGGGTTACTTATTGCAGCAATTGTTGCTGTCAATGCCGTTGGTGAGGTGCGTTGTCCTGTAACTGGAGAAAGACTTGCAGGAGCACGTGGAGAAGATGAGGAGTTATTGGATATCTACGATTGTATGGAAAGAGCTACCTTTGATGTAATACCAGATGGTGCGAATACCACAATTGGCGTAGTAGCTTGTAATGCAATCCTAACCAAAGCAGAAGCGAATAAAGTTGCTCAAATGGCACATGATGGACTAGCTCGCACCATTTATCCGATTCACACCATGTACGACGGTGATACGCTATTCGCGATTGGAACAGGAGAAGTAAGGGCATCTGTGGATTTGATAGGTGCAATAGCAGCAGAGGTAATGGCAGAAGCTGTTGTAAGAGCTATAAAGGCAGCAGAGCCAGCAGGGAATATTCCATCCTACCGTAGTAGAGAACGTAAAAGCAGAAATGATATTGTAACGAAATGTAAATAG
- a CDS encoding methyl-accepting chemotaxis protein: MKISTRNLLFTVLNTMLIGAVLILASFMIQGRVLIDMLEKDTHALLQSQSLHVSAKDIHEAVRNPDLNASIQKKLTEELDQISKEHPQIKQAYVFGVELKEGNQTTIISQPSQILEFMKSEGIKLGDMLPQPDVIVKGIQHLITTKQDTMTSIYDDDLGTWISALHPIMDNSGQIVAYFGMDVDASMVTHGQDALLLYSSILLFILLLINLIFQYWIVNRTFKPVQELMRGIHEMSKGNLDVRLREGKDELGQVNNKFNLMAENMRTIMMTIRESSNQLVKNSQQLHTIMEVNNQHATTITDNIQEMFQHTNQQNIATTECAKSLDEMVISVDSIANNSTEVHHTSLNMKDQAESGQYSVTKVADQMHLIQHSVQESENIINVLQSQSGKIGEIVKMISEIANQTNLLALNAAIEAQRAGDHGRGFSVVADEVRKLAEQSKRSAEEISQLIGDIQERTNTAVISIRQGSEHVQDGVKIVQETGEIFRHMVQASTEVSDRMQEVSASTQQMAAETEEVTSVVKQVSENALKNTKSAENIQAKSDNQLASYQEILVSVDGLSKIAQELDKALSQLRLEEHK, encoded by the coding sequence ATGAAAATATCTACCAGGAATTTATTGTTTACAGTTCTTAATACAATGTTGATCGGAGCTGTATTAATCTTAGCAAGTTTCATGATTCAAGGACGAGTCCTCATAGATATGCTAGAAAAAGATACCCACGCCTTGTTACAGTCACAATCTCTACATGTTTCTGCAAAAGACATACATGAGGCAGTTAGAAATCCTGATCTGAACGCTTCCATACAGAAGAAACTTACAGAGGAGCTTGACCAGATTAGTAAAGAGCATCCTCAGATTAAACAAGCATATGTTTTTGGGGTTGAATTGAAAGAGGGAAATCAGACTACTATTATTTCTCAACCATCTCAAATTCTCGAGTTTATGAAATCAGAAGGAATTAAATTGGGAGATATGCTCCCTCAGCCAGACGTCATTGTGAAAGGAATACAGCATCTTATCACTACCAAACAAGATACGATGACCTCTATTTATGATGATGATTTAGGTACTTGGATTTCGGCTCTTCATCCGATCATGGATAACAGTGGACAGATTGTTGCTTATTTCGGAATGGATGTCGATGCCAGCATGGTAACGCACGGACAGGACGCGCTGTTGCTATACTCTTCCATATTGTTATTTATTTTATTACTCATCAATTTGATCTTTCAGTATTGGATTGTGAATCGTACATTTAAACCAGTTCAAGAGCTTATGCGAGGCATTCATGAAATGAGTAAAGGAAATTTAGATGTTCGTTTGCGTGAAGGAAAGGACGAACTGGGTCAGGTTAACAACAAGTTTAACCTAATGGCAGAAAATATGCGTACGATTATGATGACAATTCGCGAATCTTCTAACCAGTTAGTAAAGAATTCACAGCAATTACATACGATTATGGAAGTAAATAACCAGCATGCCACAACAATCACGGATAACATTCAAGAAATGTTCCAACACACCAACCAGCAAAATATTGCTACAACAGAATGCGCAAAATCATTGGACGAGATGGTGATCAGTGTTGATAGCATCGCCAATAACTCAACAGAGGTTCATCACACATCTCTTAACATGAAAGATCAGGCTGAATCCGGTCAATACTCTGTCACCAAAGTGGCGGATCAAATGCATTTAATTCAGCATTCTGTGCAGGAATCTGAAAATATTATTAATGTGCTACAATCACAGTCAGGTAAAATTGGTGAGATTGTCAAAATGATTTCCGAAATTGCGAACCAGACGAATCTACTTGCCTTAAATGCAGCAATTGAAGCGCAACGAGCAGGTGATCACGGTCGAGGCTTCTCAGTTGTTGCGGATGAGGTACGAAAACTAGCTGAACAATCTAAGCGCTCGGCAGAAGAAATCAGCCAGTTAATCGGGGATATTCAGGAACGCACAAATACAGCAGTAATCTCTATTCGCCAAGGTTCGGAGCACGTCCAGGATGGTGTGAAGATCGTACAAGAAACGGGTGAGATATTCCGTCATATGGTACAGGCAAGTACAGAGGTATCCGACCGTATGCAAGAGGTTTCTGCTTCGACGCAACAAATGGCAGCTGAAACAGAGGAAGTTACCTCTGTGGTGAAACAAGTATCGGAAAATGCACTAAAAAACACAAAATCAGCAGAAAACATCCAGGCCAAGTCAGATAATCAGTTAGCTTCTTACCAAGAAATTTTAGTGTCTGTTGACGGATTGAGTAAAATAGCGCAGGAATTAGATAAGGCGCTTTCCCAACTAAGATTAGAGGAACACAAGTAG